AATCATAAGTCTACGGATATCAGGTTAAACTTTGGCTTTTAACCTGGATGCTTTTCTGTTTTTTCCAAATTAAATATATTGTAAATAATAGAGATGTCTTGATTATAAAGGCAGCTCTTATTATTTAATGTGTATATTTCCATATCGTACATTTACAAAATCGTTACAATTCCGCAAAGTCTTCTCAACAAATAATTGCTATTGTATAACTAGGAAAATCATCGGAGGAGACCAATCCATGCAGAAAAGCATTCACCTTAAAAAAAGTGAAATCATCGTTGAAAAAATACTCCTTCTCAGTGCTGTTGCTGCCATTTTTATCATTGCGCTGATCGCTGTATTTGTCATCATTTCGGGTTGGCCTGTTTTGCAGAAAACAGGATTTTTCAATTTTGTCCTCGGAACAACATGGGATCCGACTCATGGTATTTATGGGATCCTGCCAATGGTGGTCGGGTCCATACTTGTAACCTTGGGAGCGCTTGTTCTGGGAATTCCCTTCGGGGTCGCAGGAGCCATCTTTATGGCTGAGATTGCCCCGCCTAAAGCAGCTAAGCTGATAAGACCTGCAATCGAACTGCTGGCTGGGATTCCATCGGTTGTCTACGGTTTTTATGGACTGGCAGTCATCGTTCCTTTAATCCGGAACCATTTTGGCGGAACAGGTTTTAGCATTTTGGCAGGATCCCTGATTCTGGCCATCATGATCCTGCCTACCATCCTGAATCTCTCCGAGACTGCGCTGCGCGCGGTTCCCAGCGAATATAAAGACGGATCCTATGCGCTGGGGGCCAATTACTGGCAGACTATCAAATGGATATCGCTGCCTGTAGCCCGCTCGGGCATCATCACAGGGGTCGTCCTTGGCATGTCAAGGGCAATCGGGGAAACCATGGCCGTCATCATGGTCACAGGCAACGTGACGCGTATACCCGGAACTTTATTTGACCCGATCCGTACGCTCACAGGAAATATCGTGATGGAAATGGGATATGCCTCAGGGGAACATCAACAAGCGCTATTTGCCACCGGTATCATCCTGTTTATCTTTATCATGATCTTAAACCTGATCGTACAGTTTGGTGCAAAAGGCAGGTGGCAAAAATGAAAGCATCAGCCCGACTGGAAGAAAAAATAGCGAAATTATTACTCTGGTTGTTTGCGATTTGTACGCTTCTGGTTTTGTTCAGTATTATTGCGCATATTCTGATCAACGGAATCAGCGGGCTAAGCTGGGATTTTATCACCCAGGAACCGAAACGGATGGGCAAGGAAGGCGGAATTTTTTCCATCATTATCGGCACCATCTACTTGACAGTAGCAGGCATTGTTCTGGCAACACCTATAGGAGTTGGTGCAGCCATCTACCTGACGGAATACGTAAAAAAGGGCCGACTGGTACAAATCATCCGTTTTGCCACAGAAGCACTGGCTGCTGTACCTTCAATTATCTTCGGTTTATTTGGCTTTGTCCTGTTCGTTATTACCCTGAAGATGGGATGGTCCATTCTATCAGGTGCGCTGACACTGGCTTTTATGGTGCTGCCGACCATTATCAGAGCTGCTGAAGAAGGCATTAAAACAGTGCCGGACTCATACCGTGAAGGCAGTCTTGCGCTTGGCGCAACCAAATGGTATACCATACGAAAAGTTGTTTTGCCTTCGGCGCTTCCCGGAATTGCAACCGGTGTTATCTTGGGGATTGGGAGGGCAATCGGAGAAACAGCGGCAGTCATCCTGACCGCAGGCAGTTCCTTAGGATTGCCGACTTCAATACTTGAACCGACCCGGACACTTTCCGTTCATCTCTATATCTTAGCGTCGGAGGGAATATCAACCAAGAATGCCTATGCAAGTGCTACCGTGCTCATTATCGTGATCGTTATCATAAATTTTCTGGCCAATAGTCTTATGGGGAAGCTTGCAGGGCGAAACGGCCAGAGTCACTGACAGAGAGAGGTGGTAATCAATGTTAGCTAACTTAACAGAAACAAATAATAAAATGGTAACCAAAGACCTGGAATTGTATTATGGAAGCTTTCACGCTTTACACGCAATAAGCTTACCAATCCTTGCGAATCAGGTTACTGCGCTGATTGGACCCTCAGGGTGCGGCAAGTCCAGCTTCCTGAAAACGCTAAACCGTATGAATGACCTGGTCGAAGGAGCAACCGTCAAAGGAAATGTTTATCTCGACAATAAAGATATTTATACCTCGGATATTGATCCGGTGACACTCCGCAAACGAATTGGAATGGTCTTTCAAAAGCCGAATCCGTTCCCAATGTCAATCTTTGACAATGTCGCCTATGGACCGCGGGCCCATGGCCTGAAAGATAAGCAGAAACTGAGTGAAATTGTTGAGAAAAGCCTTAAGGAAGCAGCTCTCTGGGATGAAGTTAAGGACCGGCTGAACCGTTCAGGGCTCCAATTATCCGGCGGGCAGCAGCAGCGTCTTGTCATTGCGCGCTTACTGGCTGTGCAGCCTGAAGTCCTGCTGATGGACGAACCGGCATCGGCTCTGGATCCGATTTCCACGGCAAAGCTGGAAGACCTGATCCTTGATCTTAAAGAACAATACACCATCGTTATCGTTACCCATAACATGCAGCAGGCCGCCAGGATTTCAGACTACACGGCATTTTTCCTGAACGGGGAAGTCATAGAATACGGCGTTACGAAAGAACTGTTTACCAAGCCTCTGGACAAAAGGACTGAGGACTATGTCACCGGAAGATTCGGATAAGGAGGAAACGTATTATGACCCGAAATTCATTTGCAACATCGCTGGAAGAACTGAGCCATGATGTCCTCATGATGGGTAATCTCGTGGAAAACGTCATCAGCTCCGCAATGAAATCACTTGAGGAAAGAGACTTGAAACTGGCAGAGAAGGTCCTGGCGGATGATGACATTGTGGATAATTTTCAGCTTGAGATCGAAGACAAATGTTTAACCATGCTAGCCCTGCAGCAGCCTATGGCCGGCGATTTGAGAACCATCGGGACCGCACTGAAGATTGTTACCGACCTCGAACGCATCGCCGACCACGCTGTCGATATCGCGGAAGTAACGATTAAATTAAGCGATGAGCCTTTGGTGAAGCCGCTGGTCGATATTCCTAAGATGGCAAAGCTGGCGCGGGAGATGCTCAGAGACAGTATCATTGCGTATACGAATAAAGATTTAAAAATGGCGCAAAGCCTGGCAGTGAAAGAAAAAGAGGTAGACCAACTATACAGGTTGGTCTATGAAGATCTATTGCATTTAATGCAAAAAGACCAAAAAAATATTTCACAGGGTATCAATCTGCTGCTCGTTGCGCTTTCCCTAGAAAGGGTAGCCGACCATGTGACAAATCTGGGTGAATGGACCATCTATCTGGCCAGCGGCAAAAGAAAAGACCTGAATGATGATAATCTTGTTGATATGGAATGATCAATCTGCAATGATTGATGTTGAATGATAAATCAGTTCGCATGGAGGGATATTTTTCCACAAAGTTGTCCACAGACTACGCACAATTGTGAATAAGTGTATATACAGGTATATGGTTTTTCATTAATAACGCTGTCCTAAAGCGAGAGATTCCATGTATTCATCCTGGAAAAGCTCTTCGGTGGACAGCTCAATATGTTCGGCATCCCGGGCGAGACGATCTGCTCTGCTCATTTCAATGGTCGAAAGCAGGGCCATCTGGGCGCCGTTGCCTGCAGCGTTGCCAATGGATTGGATTTTTTCGGCGGGGACCTGCGGCAGGAGGCCAATGCCAAGGGCGCTTTCTTTGGCGATATAGTTGCCAAACGCGCCTGCCAAATGAATCATTTCAAGATCGTCCGGTTTGACACCGAGATGGATCATCAGGATCCGGACCCCTGCGAGCACGGCACCTTTGGCCAGCTGAAGTCCGCGGATATCCATTTGGGTGATCGTAATATTTTCCCCGGCGGCGGATTCTTTCCAGGCCAGGACAAACTCTCGAATCCCATTGTCATTCAGGATTCTGTCCCGAAGTGCCGGTGATAGTTCCTTCGAGGCGCTTGCGTGGTCGATGATACGTCCCTGCGAATTGATAATCGCGGCTTTGTGCATTTCGGAAATTGCATCAATCAAACCGGAACCGCAGATACCGCGTACAGGTTCGTTTTCTTTGCCGATGACCCCAAGTTCCACGTTGTCCGTAATCTTAACACGTTCGATTGCTCCGTCGGCAGCCCGCATGCCAAATTTGATTCCGGCACCTTCAAAGGCCGGACCGGCTGCAGTAGAACAGGTCAGAATCCTTCCCTTTCCAGCTAAAACCATTTCCCCATTCGTTCCGATATCGATAAAGAGATGAATGCCTTTCAATTGGTCAATTTGCCCCGAAAGCATGACACCGACCGTATCGGAACCGACATAGCCCGCGACAATCGGCAGGACGGTGACTGGTGCATCGCTTAGAATCCGGAGTCCCAGCTCGGAAGCCTTGACGGTGACCGCCTGGCGGAAGCCCGGGATAAAAGGTGCAGGACCCAGATAGGTTGGGTCAATACCGAGGAATAAATGGCTCATTGTGGTATTGCCGACGACAACAGCTTGGTAAATCTCCTCGAGGGCAATGCCTTTCTGCCTGCACATATTGGCGATGATCTGATTTAAACCTTCGACAACCTGTATCTGCAGTTGAACCAAGCCGTCGGGGTGATCCGAGGCATAGTTGATTCTGGAAATGACATCAGCTCCCGCGCCCTGCTGAGGATTGGTTATTGCCTCACGCGCAATAATTTTCCCGTTGTTTAAATTCATCAAATAAGCCACCACGGTCGTAGTTCCAATGTCAATGGCCAAGCCGAAGATCCGGTCCAGCGTATTTCCGGATTCGACAGCCAGCAGGTCATTTCCGGCAGTAACAGCCGTAACCTGGAAAGAAGCATCACGCAGAATCCTGGGCAATTTGGCGGCAATCCCGCGGTTAAAACGCAGCGAAGCAGCCGATGCGGGAAGTGCCGCAGCCAAACGTTCCCAATCGGAACGCTGATCTGAAGTGCTTGGAACACTCACGTGTACAGCATGTTTGTGTACCAGCGGTGCAAGTTCACGGACACGGTTGTCATCTTCAAGTCGTGTTTTGCGGTCAAAGACATCTTTTTGTTCGATCAGGATGATCTGCCTGTCGGATTCGACAGTTCGTTTGCAGGCCAGGACAACACCAGCGTCAATTTGTTCAGCGCTTAAGAATTTTTTTTCTTCCGGCAGCGGTTCAGTACGGTCTTCCAGGGGCAGGATGACGCGGCATTTGCCGCAGGTTCCTTTGCCGCCGCAGGCGCTATGAAGATCTACGCCGGCAGTGATTGCCGCCTGAAGGATAGTACTGCCGGACGGAACTGTGCCGACACATTCGCCTCCTTGACAGGCGGACTTCTGAAAAGTGACATTGACCATTTTCACCGTCTTGGAACGATGCTTATCCTGACTCATTTGCTGAAACCCTCCCCAATTAATGATTGTATTTCTTAATTGGTATTTATCCTCTGCATATTCTCTGTTGACGGAAATAATAACGATATGAATTCGGTAAGACGCCCTCAAATGATAATAGAGTTCGCCATGATACCTATATGGGGTATATAAAAAAGTATAAGTCAAATTCCTTTTGTTTGTCAATAATGATAACTGGACAACGCTAACGATATAATGAACCCTATACAAACAATGAAATAATCGCTAAAATATACATTGGTGTTGTGAATCCGTACTTATTTATTCAGATTTATTCAGAGGAGAATCATCAATGAATCTAATCCAAATTGCAGCGGGACCGGTTATCGGCGCTATCATCGGTTATGTCACAAACTACATCGCGGTTAAGATGCTCTTTCGGCCCATCAACCCGATTAAAATCGGAAACTGGACATTGCCGTTTACGCCTGGCATTTTTCCGAAGAGAAAGGGGCAGCTTGCCAAAGCATTGGGCAATGCGGTTGGAAACAACCTTTTAACCAGTAAAGACGTAGAGAATATGTTCTTGTCGGAAAACATAAAAAACACAATCGTTCAGGAAATCAGCAGCTCACTTTATGAAATGGATGAGCGTCATACCCTAAAGAATATCTTCACTGGGTTTGTTTCACAGGATGCCTATCAGGTTCTGAGAGAACAAGCCGAAAACATCATTTGCAGCAAGATCATGTCCGGGGTTTCCAGGATGGATGTGGGAACAATCATTGCACGGGAGGGCAGACGAGCAATGAAGGAGAAAATCCATGGGACGATGCTCGCGCTGATGGTCAATGACCAATTGATTGCTTCCGTGGCTGCTCCGATCGGAGCAAAGGTAGATGCATACATCCAGGAAAACGGTCAGGACACGATTCGGTCCATTGTAAGAGAAGAACTGGCGGTTCTTGAGAATCAGCCCGTAGCGACATTCATGCAAAAAATTGAGATTGAGGAAAAACATCTTACCAGTATGGTTGACAGAATCTATTCGGTATTCGTGCAGAAAAAGCTTGGAGGCTATATCCAACAGTTTGATATAGCCGGTGTTGTCGAAAAAAAGGTCAATGATATGGATGTTCTGGAGATTGAGAGACTTGTGCTTTCGGTAATGAAAAACGAGTTGAACGCCGTTGTTAATTTGGGAGCCTTGATTGGTTTCGTGATTGGGCTGTTGAACTTATTGTTAAAATAACTCATTGGTCAACAGCTGCTGAAATTAAAGGAACAACCTGTTTCTTTCTGGAAACGATGCCGGGGAGGCAGACGCTGTTTTCGCCCAGATCAACGTTAAAAGCAAGCGAGATTAATTCTTTTTCTTCTCCGGAAAATAAGACTTCTGAGGCCTGGTCAAGAATATCGGTCACAAAAAGCATCAGCAAATGATAGCCTTTTTCGGCACAAAGCTGTTTCATGAACGCAATCAGTGAATCTTCCATCTCCGAGATCTTTTCCTTGTCCATGGTGAAGACCTGCCCGATTCCAATCCTGTATTTGCCAAAGGCATAATCTTTGAAATCCTGATAAAATATCTCCTTGAGTGTTTTTCCCTGCAGAGAAGAGCCTTCTTTAAACATTTGATTGGCGTACTTGTCCATATCGTCAATTCCGGCTATTTCTGCCAGCTTTTCGGCCGTCATCCTGTCGACGTAGGTACTGGTCGGAGATTTGAATTTCAGCGTATCGGACAGGATGGCGGAGCAAAGAATTCCGGCGATGCTCTTCGAAGGACGAATTCCCATCTCAAAAAACATATTGGCAACAATGGTCGAGGTACTGCCTACCGGTTCGTTGCGAAGGAAAATCGGACTGGCCGTCTGAATATCACCGAGTCGATGGTGATCAATAATCTCAAGGATTTCTGCCTCTTCAATGCCATTGACAGTCTGGGATTTTTCGTTGTGATCCACCAGAATAACGTTTTTCTTTCTCTGTGAAATCAGATGATATCTGGAGATAAATCCTTGGATCCGATTATTGTCATCAACAATCGGATAGCTCCGGTATCTGGTTTTTAACATTTTATCCTGAATATCGTCAATAAAGTCATCAATGTTAAACGATATAAGGTTCTGGCTGGTCATGACGGCACCTACCGGTATGCTCTGATTCACCAGCCTTACGGTCGTATAGGTGTCAATCGGAGTCGTTAACAAAACAATGTTCCTGCTGCGGGCTTCTTCGATCAGCTCTTGTGACGGATCTCCGCCGCAGGTGATGATCAGGCAGGTGGTACCGTATTCCAGGGCTTTCAACTGGATATCCAGCCGGTTTCCCGTGATCACAATATCACCCGGCTCAACAAACGAATGCAAGTCATCCGGTTCAACAGCAGCAACCACAACCTTGCCGGTCGTCTCGAAATCTTCCTGGGAACCGCAGATCAATGTCGCATTCAGCGTTTCGGCTATATTGCGCAGGGTCGTTCTCGTTGAAGCGATGGTGTTGTTGTCCAAGGCATCCATATAATTATTGGTAATATCGGATAGAGTTACAATTCCTAAAAGCCGCTCATGATCATCAATAACGGGAATCGTTTTGATATTGTTTTTTTTCATAAGGTGCCAGGCTGTTTTAATCGAAATATCCGATGATACGGGAAAAGCCTGATCAACGTTTAAATCTGCCACCTGGGTTTTGACTGTAAAAAGATGTTCCGGAATTTCGACGCCGAAATGCTTCAGAACAAATTCAGTTTCCCGGTTAATATCACCGAGCCTTTTGGGCACAGCATTCACGCCGAGTTTTTTTTTGAGTTCCGCGTAGGCGATTGCAGAACATATGGAATCTGTATCCGGATTCTTATGCCCGGTGACAAATACTAATTTATCCATCCTTTATTCTCCTATTCTTTATCCGAATCTATTTCCCTAAATTCTATCCTATCATTGTATAATAAAAAGTATAAATTCAAAAGAAGCAATCTTCAAAGCAATCTTCAAAGCAATCTTCAAAAGCCGTCTTCCCCAAATACCAACAAAGCTCATTTACAGATCAACGTTGGCATGATATGCTTAATTTATGAATAAAATAAAGACAGTTCGAAATCCATCCTGTCTCTAAACAAAACTAGGACCACTACCGTCTTGGGTAGTTTTTTTGTTTGGAGAGCAGCAGCTCTTTTTTTGTTTCTTGGGGAGGTTGCATGATATGTACATGTTGAAGGTGGAAAACAGTTTTGACAGCGCGCACTTTCTGGCAGGCCATCCAGGCAAGTGCCGGAACATTCATGGCCACAGCTGGCGAGTGGTTGTGGAAATCGAATCTGAAACACTCGCAGATGAAGGAGAAGCCAGGGGGATGATTGTTGATTTCAGCCAGCTGAAAGCGGATCTCAAACAGCTGGCGGATGACTACGATCATGCTTTGCTTGTGGAAAACGGAACGCTGCGAAAAAGTACGCTGGAACATCTTATTCAGGACGGATTCCGGGTCATTGAGGTGCCTTTCAGGACAACAGCCGAAAATTTTGCCAGGTGCTTTTACGAGGCTTTGGCCGATAAAGGATATCAAATGACCAGGGTCAGTGTATTCGAAACGCCCGCGAATTGCGCGGTCTATGAAGGCAGATGGTGATTCGGATGAAATACAGGGTTGCAGAAATTTTTTCAAGCATTAACGGAGAGGGACCGCGGGCAGGAGAAGTGGCTGTTTTTGTTAGATTTGTCGGGTGCAATCTGCAATGTACTTACTGTGACACCCGCTGGGCTAATGAAGCGGA
This sequence is a window from Dehalobacter sp.. Protein-coding genes within it:
- the pstB gene encoding phosphate ABC transporter ATP-binding protein PstB — translated: MLANLTETNNKMVTKDLELYYGSFHALHAISLPILANQVTALIGPSGCGKSSFLKTLNRMNDLVEGATVKGNVYLDNKDIYTSDIDPVTLRKRIGMVFQKPNPFPMSIFDNVAYGPRAHGLKDKQKLSEIVEKSLKEAALWDEVKDRLNRSGLQLSGGQQQRLVIARLLAVQPEVLLMDEPASALDPISTAKLEDLILDLKEQYTIVIVTHNMQQAARISDYTAFFLNGEVIEYGVTKELFTKPLDKRTEDYVTGRFG
- a CDS encoding putative manganese-dependent inorganic diphosphatase; this translates as MDKLVFVTGHKNPDTDSICSAIAYAELKKKLGVNAVPKRLGDINRETEFVLKHFGVEIPEHLFTVKTQVADLNVDQAFPVSSDISIKTAWHLMKKNNIKTIPVIDDHERLLGIVTLSDITNNYMDALDNNTIASTRTTLRNIAETLNATLICGSQEDFETTGKVVVAAVEPDDLHSFVEPGDIVITGNRLDIQLKALEYGTTCLIITCGGDPSQELIEEARSRNIVLLTTPIDTYTTVRLVNQSIPVGAVMTSQNLISFNIDDFIDDIQDKMLKTRYRSYPIVDDNNRIQGFISRYHLISQRKKNVILVDHNEKSQTVNGIEEAEILEIIDHHRLGDIQTASPIFLRNEPVGSTSTIVANMFFEMGIRPSKSIAGILCSAILSDTLKFKSPTSTYVDRMTAEKLAEIAGIDDMDKYANQMFKEGSSLQGKTLKEIFYQDFKDYAFGKYRIGIGQVFTMDKEKISEMEDSLIAFMKQLCAEKGYHLLMLFVTDILDQASEVLFSGEEKELISLAFNVDLGENSVCLPGIVSRKKQVVPLISAAVDQ
- the pstA gene encoding phosphate ABC transporter permease PstA, producing the protein MKASARLEEKIAKLLLWLFAICTLLVLFSIIAHILINGISGLSWDFITQEPKRMGKEGGIFSIIIGTIYLTVAGIVLATPIGVGAAIYLTEYVKKGRLVQIIRFATEALAAVPSIIFGLFGFVLFVITLKMGWSILSGALTLAFMVLPTIIRAAEEGIKTVPDSYREGSLALGATKWYTIRKVVLPSALPGIATGVILGIGRAIGETAAVILTAGSSLGLPTSILEPTRTLSVHLYILASEGISTKNAYASATVLIIVIVIINFLANSLMGKLAGRNGQSH
- the phoU gene encoding phosphate signaling complex protein PhoU, whose protein sequence is MTRNSFATSLEELSHDVLMMGNLVENVISSAMKSLEERDLKLAEKVLADDDIVDNFQLEIEDKCLTMLALQQPMAGDLRTIGTALKIVTDLERIADHAVDIAEVTIKLSDEPLVKPLVDIPKMAKLAREMLRDSIIAYTNKDLKMAQSLAVKEKEVDQLYRLVYEDLLHLMQKDQKNISQGINLLLVALSLERVADHVTNLGEWTIYLASGKRKDLNDDNLVDME
- a CDS encoding DUF445 family protein — encoded protein: MNLIQIAAGPVIGAIIGYVTNYIAVKMLFRPINPIKIGNWTLPFTPGIFPKRKGQLAKALGNAVGNNLLTSKDVENMFLSENIKNTIVQEISSSLYEMDERHTLKNIFTGFVSQDAYQVLREQAENIICSKIMSGVSRMDVGTIIAREGRRAMKEKIHGTMLALMVNDQLIASVAAPIGAKVDAYIQENGQDTIRSIVREELAVLENQPVATFMQKIEIEEKHLTSMVDRIYSVFVQKKLGGYIQQFDIAGVVEKKVNDMDVLEIERLVLSVMKNELNAVVNLGALIGFVIGLLNLLLK
- the queD gene encoding 6-carboxytetrahydropterin synthase QueD, which translates into the protein MYMLKVENSFDSAHFLAGHPGKCRNIHGHSWRVVVEIESETLADEGEARGMIVDFSQLKADLKQLADDYDHALLVENGTLRKSTLEHLIQDGFRVIEVPFRTTAENFARCFYEALADKGYQMTRVSVFETPANCAVYEGRW
- a CDS encoding ASKHA domain-containing protein, whose product is MSQDKHRSKTVKMVNVTFQKSACQGGECVGTVPSGSTILQAAITAGVDLHSACGGKGTCGKCRVILPLEDRTEPLPEEKKFLSAEQIDAGVVLACKRTVESDRQIILIEQKDVFDRKTRLEDDNRVRELAPLVHKHAVHVSVPSTSDQRSDWERLAAALPASAASLRFNRGIAAKLPRILRDASFQVTAVTAGNDLLAVESGNTLDRIFGLAIDIGTTTVVAYLMNLNNGKIIAREAITNPQQGAGADVISRINYASDHPDGLVQLQIQVVEGLNQIIANMCRQKGIALEEIYQAVVVGNTTMSHLFLGIDPTYLGPAPFIPGFRQAVTVKASELGLRILSDAPVTVLPIVAGYVGSDTVGVMLSGQIDQLKGIHLFIDIGTNGEMVLAGKGRILTCSTAAGPAFEGAGIKFGMRAADGAIERVKITDNVELGVIGKENEPVRGICGSGLIDAISEMHKAAIINSQGRIIDHASASKELSPALRDRILNDNGIREFVLAWKESAAGENITITQMDIRGLQLAKGAVLAGVRILMIHLGVKPDDLEMIHLAGAFGNYIAKESALGIGLLPQVPAEKIQSIGNAAGNGAQMALLSTIEMSRADRLARDAEHIELSTEELFQDEYMESLALGQRY
- the pstC gene encoding phosphate ABC transporter permease subunit PstC, translated to MQKSIHLKKSEIIVEKILLLSAVAAIFIIALIAVFVIISGWPVLQKTGFFNFVLGTTWDPTHGIYGILPMVVGSILVTLGALVLGIPFGVAGAIFMAEIAPPKAAKLIRPAIELLAGIPSVVYGFYGLAVIVPLIRNHFGGTGFSILAGSLILAIMILPTILNLSETALRAVPSEYKDGSYALGANYWQTIKWISLPVARSGIITGVVLGMSRAIGETMAVIMVTGNVTRIPGTLFDPIRTLTGNIVMEMGYASGEHQQALFATGIILFIFIMILNLIVQFGAKGRWQK